The genomic window CTTTTAGCTGCTGACACCTTTTGCAACACCACTAGTTAGCTGGAGAATGTTTTACTGTGCTAGAAACAGGACaacataaagaaataaaaacaagaacctAATCACAAACTATTCCACAGCAAATTTTAACTAGAGGCCGTGAGTGGTGTTGAAGATAACAAATTGTGGTTTGTTACGTGTGCATTTGTAGTTTCCTACCTGTTGTTGCTCCATAGACTCTTTGTGCGATTTCTCCATTTGATTCATCTTCACTCTCATGTTGGATTCCTGGTACTGGAAGTCTGCTTTGAGCTCTGTGAGCTGCAGGGGAAATCATAATCAGTACATCTAACCAACATAAGCGACCAACAGTGATGCGACTTTGACACATTAGTGCCAGAGGTCAATCAGCCTGATAGCCCACCTTTCGGTCCTTCTCGAGAATGGTTTGATCCCTTTGCTGCAGGAGTCTCTTCagtgacatcacttcctctttcagcTGGCTGATGAGAATGAAGTTGTCTGTTCCTCCAGAATCCATCGACTGGGTGATGGAACTACTGCTGGGAGAAAGGACAGAGCATGAGGCTAGTAAAGACAGtagttaaaggtatactacgcAGGAATTGTCAGCAggagtgaaagccaaccccagattcactctcatttagGGACGAGCTTTGTCCCCTCTGCATTTCACCTCGCTATATTTGCGTTTTTTCCCCTGCGATATATCCTCTATTTTTTTTGCTTCCTCTTGGGTGCATGTTGCTTACTGTCTGGCACCTGCTTTCtaactttttataaagtccagaCCATACCTGCTCACTACACCCAGGAATGTCACAGACACAGCACAGCATAATATGAAGGAAATAAGAAgatacaggcagagagcagagtccGTACACTGCCACTCACTTCTACACTTAACACTACTTTACACTAAATTTTCAGATCAAACTTTTTTGGGAACACACACCAAAAGTATACCATgaactaacatgttgcagaaaAGGAATAGCCAAAATTATTTCAAAAGTAGCGACCATTTTAATATCACCAAAGATTTAAGTAAAGCACCTAATGCTTTTCTAAACGAGTACAACACTTATCATACCTGTCCCCGTTGGATGGCTTCATCTCCAGTTTTGGTTTTTTCTTTGGAGTCTCCTTCTGGATTGAAGAAGATTTATGGCtgcaataaaaatcaaaatagcGATGTACAATGTGGGCCTAAAAACTCAATCAATATATTGTTTTATGATAATATATGTTGCAGTTCAAATGAGAGGGAAagttttacctctgcttccaCAGTCCCTGCTCTTGCTCAGGACTCAAGCTCCCACTCAGTCTGTGAAAGAGAACACAGCGGTCAGTCGGCTAGATCCAATGTTCTATTTTACATTGCTTCATTTAACTCAGTAACCTGCAAAAAAGTTTTGCAACgatcaaaatatatttatataaattcaTAGCTAGGGGTATAAAATGAACTAAACGCAGGCGGGCAGCAAGTAAGACAGAAAATAGTCATAGGTGCCTGAGTTGGCCGTGTGGATGCTCACAAACGTCTGTCTGACCTGACAACTGTATCCCACAACAGACAAAATGTGAAGACGTCTGACAAAACATCATTACTCTGAATATATGGACAGAGGATAACCGAAAAATCAgttgtctttgtgtctttgcatGACATCATAACAGAAATTTTTAATTACGGGTCGGATCGTGGGACTTATATCAAGGGGTTGGGGCGGGTCCAAATTTGACTTGGAGATAATTACCAGTACGGGGTCAGTTCCAGTGCTGAGCTTTGTGAGTGCGGATTTGAAAAACTGGACCTGCAGGGGACTCTGCCACAGAGTagcataaaaaatatgaaaatcctTTCACTATTCTGTGTTAAAAATTGCTGATGGGCGATGTTATTGCCACTAGGAGGAGGGAGCAGGAGGGGTTTAAATGTTACGATCGATttaaatgtgcatttgtccattttaaatatgttttggatTTCTAGTTGTAAGTAATAATGGCACTTGTTATCTAAATGTATGAACCGTTTATGGGTGAAAAAATTCTACTATTAAAATACTTTTAGTACCTTAATAATAACATTCTTATTAGTGTAGCAGTagtaaatgtatttgttttcattaaattatttattcttGTTGTGGCAAAAAAGGCCCAGTTAAGGTCAGATCAGACACAGATTTGTACTTAGATTAAACAACCTTAAGTGGGGCAAGATAATAAGAGCAGAATGGTCCAAAACaattcacacgcacacacccactCTAAGGAGGCGTATAAGAATGTCTGCCTTATTGCTGCGAGGTGTGTGAAGTTGTAAGCTGCGTTTACTGATGGCTGTGAACTGACCTCATGTCATTGAGTCGTTTTTTCAACATTCTCtgtcttgcattttttaaattataattaacGTTAGAATTTAACTTGGATTAAATATATCATCAAGTGCGACTCAGCGTCTGATGAAGCTCTGAAATAAAGGAACCTTTTGGTTTTCTGCAGGCAAAATAGTTTGTTATGTGAATAAACATTTGTAAAAGAGTgtgaacattttaaatatttaaacattaaatttatTTAATAGCAACGTCTCCTCCATTCAAACAACTCCTGCTGATTTACCAGGCTCAGCAGGCGGACGTGCTGCTTCACCAGAAACATCTTTAGATGCACAGCAGGGCGCAGAttctaaagattatttttataacaTCTAAGTTCTGATATTGAGTTATTTAAAATTGCTTTAATATTGGCGTAGGAGGAACAAATCGTCAAGTTTAATCGTTGATATACCATATGATCAGTTAAAACAGTGACACAAGAGAGGTTATACTTGTGATGGGAgctgctgtgtctgtgttggtggtggtgatggtgatgatggtgaggTCTGGAGTGGTGGTCTTTCTCGTTCAGGGATGAGGAGTTGGAGGAGCCGAAGCCCTTCCTCTGCTCCTTGGTCTTCTGCAGGACACGCCGGTAGGACAGAGTACAGAGCCAGCACAGCAGTTTCCCGTCCACCTGTAGCACAAGTAGGAGACAGTAGCTCATAAGGTGTGCTGTTACACATTCACAGTCAAATGCGACTGTACATGTGTGGTGTTCATACCTTTCTCCTGCCCTCCTCCTTACGGTCAAAAGCGCATTGCTGTTTGCACTGCTCACAGGTCTGTGGGGGTCCATACTTCTTCTCTGAGTTAGTACAGCGCTGGCACTTTGTCCCAATAAAAGCTGCGATGATGTTACAGTACTGGCAGGGCTTGGGCTGCAAAGACAACGACATAAGAACATGTTGAATGTGCATTTACATATGATGGATGATAAAAAGTCCACCAACATGAACTCAATAAACATAACTGGAGTTCAAAGTGCTTCAGGAAAAGCAGGAGAGACTTGTTACTCACTGTTCCAAACTGTTTGACATTCTGAGCACACTTCTTGCAGATTGTATTGGTTTTACTGTGAAGACATCCAAAACAAAAGGCATTAAGACAAAGACATTCACTATTAACAACATTAATCGACTGTGAAATTCTTCACGAGGAGCACATATCTCACCTCTCCTGCTGGAACTCAGATCTGCAGTACGTGCACTTCACTATCGGATGTGCGATGCGACACTCCTGTgggaacaaaacaaagacatatTCTCGTGAGCGTGAGAAGTCACAACGGCCACATCAGAAACAAGACGGCCTCATGACTCCTTGTGTATGGCAACAGAACTTGATGTTTGTTGCGCAACACCTCTTGGCTTCATCATCAGTGGAAATACCGACACATGACTTTTGGGTGTATACAAGAAGTGAGGACTACTTTGTATTGTAACTGCATTTGAACAGTCAAGGCAACATCCTGCAGCTGGGCAGTGTCGGAAAAGTCAGCAAAGTTAACCAGAGCCACTGTTGGATAACTTCAGATGGTATTCTTTAATACTTAAAATAAGAGAAATCTATATGTTGATTTGGTGCTTTAGGTATACTGTGCACAGGAAAGATCTGTGAATATTCAGGGGAAACCTCTCTGGTGCTGGAAGGATGTTTTTAAAGTGATAAGACCATCATTTTATCTTTGCTCCCTGTTTTGAAACGCAGTGCAGTCAGAGAAGTAGAGAAAGGCTCTACAAGAGCAACAAGTTAGCATGTGCGTACACAGACAGCTATTCTTAAAAGCACGATTGAGCTACTGGTGAGCGGGTCAAGATGCAGCATGAATGTGTTATTACTCTTTAATACACAGGACAGTGGTAGGGAATGACCTAAACAAGATTAGTCACTGTATTAGCGCACATAAATGCTGTTACATAATCTGAGCCTGCCTAACTTGTCGTAACACCATCACACCATGTCGACAGTAACACTCGTACACAGCATCATTCTGTACGATGGGGATTGTTAGTGTGTCTTGTTCGCAGGCATCctcgatcacacacacactcatttaccTTGCACAGCTGCTGGCCCTGCGACAGCTCCTCGAAGGGGTACCGCTGGTTACACTTCGTACAGGCGTAAAGAGCCGATGTTGCCATTCTCGCCCAACTAATGTCACCGAGCTAGAAGAGGTTAGCAGAGTCCAGCTGCAAACTGAACGGATTAACGACGCTATTTCCTTTCAAGCCGCTTCCTAATTGAGAactaaaaagacacacacacatacacagtgttgGCATCCagtgttagctaacgttagctagctcggCTAGGTAGCGTAGGGCAACACAGAAATAGCTTAGCTGGAGGGAGCAGGCGAAGAACAATAAACTCCAAATATTTGTGATCTTCCGCTGCTCGTGCGTTACCCGACCTCACTGACTTGAGCTCAATCGTTAGTTACGCCGCCACACAAGCGACCCGTTAACGTATATCTGGCTATTTATGTTAAGTTTCCACTGTTCTCGCCAAGAAAGGTATTTTCctgttttccttctctctttttgtATCAACGCCGTCGTCGTCATGTAACCGGAAGTGGTCGACTGCTCCAGACGAAGAAAGGAAACCTATCGCGACACAACAGCCGGCCGCGGGATTCACATTTTGAAATGTGCAGAGCCAATCACGTGTCTGCATTCACTCAACAAAGCTGTACATCAAGTATGAACATGTCTTTAACTTGCGCAGTTTTAACTAGTGTAATCACTGAAGTCACGACGACTTCAGACCTCATTCCTCTGGTGGGCGCTGCAGACACAAGGACAGCTTGTTCCCACTGACTGTCACCCTGATGAAGAGCTAATAATCACTGTCAGTCAACTTCAATAACCCTGGAACACCATCACATCCACTGCTCACACTATAGATTGTAACTTTATATTCATACT from Epinephelus lanceolatus isolate andai-2023 chromosome 11, ASM4190304v1, whole genome shotgun sequence includes these protein-coding regions:
- the fam76b gene encoding protein FAM76B isoform X2, with protein sequence MATSALYACTKCNQRYPFEELSQGQQLCKECRIAHPIVKCTYCRSEFQQESKTNTICKKCAQNVKQFGTPKPCQYCNIIAAFIGTKCQRCTNSEKKYGPPQTCEQCKQQCAFDRKEEGRRKVDGKLLCWLCTLSYRRVLQKTKEQRKGFGSSNSSSLNEKDHHSRPHHHHHHHHQHRHSSSHHKLSGSLSPEQEQGLWKQSHKSSSIQKETPKKKPKLEMKPSNGDSSSITQSMDSGGTDNFILISQLKEEVMSLKRLLQQRDQTILEKDRKLTELKADFQYQESNMRVKMNQMEKSHKESMEQQQSKNRELMKQVAALSKGKKFDRTGSSLLLP
- the fam76b gene encoding protein FAM76B isoform X1 — its product is MATSALYACTKCNQRYPFEELSQGQQLCKECRIAHPIVKCTYCRSEFQQESKTNTICKKCAQNVKQFGTPKPCQYCNIIAAFIGTKCQRCTNSEKKYGPPQTCEQCKQQCAFDRKEEGRRKVDGKLLCWLCTLSYRRVLQKTKEQRKGFGSSNSSSLNEKDHHSRPHHHHHHHHQHRHSSSHHKLSGSLSPEQEQGLWKQSHKSSSIQKETPKKKPKLEMKPSNGDSSSSITQSMDSGGTDNFILISQLKEEVMSLKRLLQQRDQTILEKDRKLTELKADFQYQESNMRVKMNQMEKSHKESMEQQQSKNRELMKQVAALSKGKKFDRTGSSLLLP